GGAACTCCGCCGCGACGTCGAAGCTGCGCTCGCCGAGCACGTGGTGCACGCTGTCCGCCTCGCGGATGTCGGCGTGCAGCACCTCGACGCCGTCCGGGAGGGGGCGAAGATCGCTGTTCCCGCGGTTCACGACCGTGACCTCGTGGCCCTGCTCGAGGGCCCGGGCGACGCACGCGGAACTGATGACCCCCGTGCCGCCGATGAAGAGTGTCCGTGTCGCTGTCATCCCTGCTCCTCGCATCGTCGCCGGCGGTCCCGCACAGGTTTCGCGGCCGTCGCCGGCCACGCCCCCAGACGACCCAGACTAACGCTCCGACGGCCCCTGAGGTTAAGGTCCCGTCGCCTCCCGCGTACAGTGCAGGTCGTCCACCCGGCAGACCAGGGAAGGAGTCCTCCGCCGTGCCACTGCGAACCTGGCCCTCACTCGTGATCGCGTGCCTCATCGCCATCGTCGCCGCCGTGGTGGTGACGGCGATCGTGGGGCTGATCCTGCGCGGTGTCGGCCGCCATCGCCAATGGCCCGCTGTGCTGACGAAGCGCGCGCGGGTGCCATTCCGGCTGTTTCTGGCGGTCATCGTGCTGTGGATCGCGGTCACGCTGACGCTGCCGCTCGACGTGCCGCTGTACTGGACGGGAGTCATCCAGCATGCGTTCCTGATCCTCGCGATCGCCACCGGGACCTGGTTCCTCGCGGCGCTGGTGGTCTTCGCCGAGGACCTCGGGCTCGCCCGCTACCGCGTCGACGTCCCCGACAACCGGTACGCCCGCCGGGTGCGCACGCAGGTGCTGGTGCTGCGGAGGTTGACGGTCGTCGCGGCGGTCGTGATCGGGCTGGCCGCGATCCTGCTGACCTTCCCCGTGCTGCAGGCGGCGGGGGCCAGCCTGCTGGCGTCGGCGGGGATCATCGGTGTGATCGCCGGTGTCGCCGCGCAGTCGAGCCTGGCGAACCTGTTCGCCGGCATTCAGCTCGCCTTCAGCGACGCCATCCGGATCGACGACGTGGTGGTGGTCGAGCAGCAGTGGGGGACCATCGAGGAGATCACCCTCACCTACGTGGTGGTGCACATCTGGGACGACCGCCGGCTGGTGCTGCCGTCGACCTACTTCACGACGAAGCCGTTCGAGAACTGGACGCGCCAGCACAGCGAGCTGCTCGGCGCGGTGGAGTTCGACCTCGACTGGCGGGTGTCGCCGGCCGGGATGCGTGCGGAGCTGAACCGCATCCTCGCCGCGACGGACCTGTGGGACGGCCGCACCGGCGTCCTCCAGGTCACCGACGCCACGCAGGGCTGGGTGCGGGTGCGCGTGCTGGTCACCGGCAAGGACGCGCCGACCCTGTTCGACCTGCGTTGCTACGTGCGGGAGCGCCTGATCGACTGGATGCAGCGCTACTCCGACGCCGCGCTGCCGCGCAAGCGCGTGGAGATCGTGGAGACCCCGGAGACCCAGGTGCCGAGCTCCCGCGCCCGCAGGGCCCAGGAGGCCGAGGGCCGCCTCTTCGGCGGCACCCCCGAGAAGGAGCAGCGCGCCTCCCAGTTCACCGACGCCATCCCCGTCGTCCCTGACCCCACCCGCACCGACGAGCGCACCGCCGACCCCGCCGACTAACCCCCACCCACCCCACCCCGCCCCACCCGCCCCACCCGCCCCACCCCACCCACGCCCCCCCGCAAACAGGAGGACTTCCCGCGACTCACCCTGAATCTCCTTCCAAACCCCCATCGGAAGGAGATTCAGAACGTGTCTCCTGTTCACACCACCCGCCCCCCGCGGCGGGTTCTCCACAGATTCGGGCGACGCGCCCCATCCGCGCCCTCCCACATCCAGGATCGATCCATGACCTGGATGAATCGGCTCAGAGAACTCGGTGGCGCGGCCACCACCCATCAGCTCCGGATGGCGGGCGCCACACCGGAGGATCTGAAGCGCGCGGTGCGCGGCGGCGCAGTGGATCGCGTGCGGAAGGGCGTCTACGTCTCTCCGCTCCTGGACGGAGTGGCGCTGGAGGCCGTCCGTGCGGGAGCGCGCCTGTCGTGCGTCTCGGCCTGCGCCAGCTACGGGCTCTGGTCCGGCTCGGATCGGCGGACGCACGTGATGCTGTCGCCGCAGTCGCGCCGAGCGCCGCCTGGCTTCGTCTGCCATTGGCGGCCGGCCGAGGACCATCCCGAGCTGTGGCGGGTGTCGCTCGGCGACTGCTTGCGGTCGGTGGCGCGGTGTGCGGACGAGGAGACGGCGGTCGCGGCGTTCGACACGGCGCTCACAGCGGGGCTCGTCAGCCCATCCGGACTGCGGCGGATCCTGGAGGCGGCGCCGAGGGCGGCGCGTGAGCGGGCGGCGCTCGCGCGGGCGGGTTCGGACTCCGGGGTCGAGTCGCTCGTGCGGCAGCGACTGGAGCGGCGCGGGCGCAGAGTCGAGCAGCAGGTGCACGTGCGCGGCGTCGGCCGGGTGGACATGCGGATCGACGGCGAGCTGTTTCTGGAGATCGACGGGTATGCGTTCCACAGCGACGCAGGCTCGTTCGAGCGCGACCGGTTGAGGGATGCCACGCTCGCCGAGCTCGGACACCGGCGGCTCCGGGTGTCCGCGCGGCAGGCGGTCGGCGATTGGCCGAGGGTGGAGGCTGCGATCGACCGCATCGTGCAACAGGGGTAGCCCCCAGCGGGCCTAGCTCCAGCGGGCCTAGCCCCAGCGGGCAAAGCCCCTCAGCGAACTCACAGCAACCCAGGGACCATCCCGGCGCCTTCCGCTGTTCTCCTTACTGACGGCGCCGCAGCCAGCGCTCGCCGCACTCAGGAGGAAACGTGACACAGGACTACCGCAAGAGCCAGGACGCCGTCGCGCGGCTCACCCCCGCGCAGTATGCGGTCACCCAGGAGGCGGCGACAGAGCCCGCCTTCCGCAACGAGTTCTGGAACAATCACGAGGCGGGGCTCTACGTCGACATCGTGTCGGGGGAGCCGCTCTTCGCGTCCGTGAACAAGTACGACAGCCGTTCCGGTTGGCCGAGCTTCACCGTGCCGGTGGAGCCGGGCAACATCGTCGAGAAGAGAGACCGCACCTTCGGGATGGTCCGCACCGAGGTGCGCTCCGCCCACGGCGACAGCCACCTCGGCCACCTGTTCGACGACGGGCCCGCCGAGGCGGGGGGCCTGCGCTACTGCATCAACTCCGCCGCACTCCGCTTCGTCCCGCTCGCCGAGCTGGACGAGCAGGGCTACGGCGACTACCGCCACCTTTTCGAGAACGACGAGAACGAGAACGAGGAGAACCACTGATGACGACCGAGAAGGCCATCCTGGCCGGAGGATGTTTCTGGGGCATGCAGGACCTCATCCGCAAGCGCCCCGGCGTCGTGGGCACCCGCGTCGGCTACACCGGCGGCGACGTGCCCAACGCCACCTACCGCAACCACGGCACCCACGCCGAGGCGATCGAGATCGAGTTCGACCCGGAGCGGGTCAGCTACCGCGACCTGCTCGAGTTCTTCTTCCAGATCCACGACCCGTCGACGAAGAACCGCCAGGGCAACGACGTCGGCACCAGCTACCGGTCGGCGATCTACTACGAGGACGCCGAGCAGCGCCGCGTCGCCGAGGACACCATCGCCGACGTGGACGCGTCCGGTCTCTGGCCGGGCAAGGTCGTCACCGAGGTGGAGCCGGCCGGACCGTTCTGGGAGGCCGAGCCCGAGCACCAGGACTACCTGGAGCGCATCCCGTGGGGCTACACCTGCCACTTCGCCCGCCCGGACTGGAAGCTCCCGCGCCGGGAGGCCGCGGCGAGCTGAGCCCGTCCCATCGCAGCGAGGCCCGCGTCTTCCCGACGCGGGCCTCGTGCCGTTTCGGGGCAGTGGGTGCGGTCGGCCGTCAGACCCGGTCGAGCAGCACCGCGACCTCCTGGTGCCCGGTCTGCGGGAACATGTCGAGCACGCGGCCCGTGCGGATGCGGTACGACGGCATCCGCGTCAGGTCGTGGGCGAGGCTCTTCGGGTTGCAGCTCGAATACACCACGCTCGGAACGCCGGAGCCTTCGAGCCAGCCGGAGAGCTCCGCTCCGATTCCGCGCCGCGGCGGGTTGACGATGACGAGCTCCGGGGCGGTCTTCGCCGCCAGCGCGAACGCGGTCGCGTCTCCCGCCCGGAACGCCACCAGCGGAAGCCCGGCCGCGGAGGCCGTCGCGCGGGCGCTCCGCACCGCCTCCGTGCTGGTCTCCACGCCGACGACCAGCCGGCCCGGCGCCGCCACGTTCAGGGCGAAGCCGCCGACCCCGCAGTACAGGTCCCACACGCTCGCCGGCGACACCTCGTCCACCCAGGCTGCGACCTGCGCGTACAGCGCCTCGGCGACGGCGGTGTTGGTCTGGAAGAAGCTCTGCGGACGCAGCCGCAGCGGAATGCCGCCCACCCGCATCACGAGCGACGACTCCGCGGTCAGCACGATCTCGCGCTCGCCCTCCACCACCGCCTTGTGCTCCGGCTGGAGGTTCACGGTCACGACCCGCGCGGCCGGGAGCGCGGCCAGCAGCTCGGGCAGCCGCGCGCGGATGCGGCCGACGGACTCCTCCGACCGGACGACGAACCGGACCATCAGCTCGTCGTCGGGGGAGAGGGTCACCAGCACGTACTTGAGCTCGCCGCGGCGGTCGGGCACGCTGTACGGCTCGATCCTGGCACGGGTCACGAAGTCGGCGAGCACGGGCAACGCAGCCCGGACGCCCGGCGCGCAGATCCCGCACTCGCGGAGGTCGACGCCGCGTCCCGCCTCGTCGAGGATGCCGATGGTCGGCGCCTCCACCGTGCCGGAGACGACCATCTTGGCTTTGTTCCGATACCCGGACTCGGCGCTCGCGACCGGCGGCAGCCAGACCGCGTCGCCGAACGGCGCCAGGAGTTCGCGCGAGTGGCGGTCCTTGCCGGCGAGCTGCTCGGCGTAGGGGACGCCCATCAGCGTGCACGAGCGGCACACGCCGGCGTCGAAGTACGAGCAATCCATTCCGCGAACGATTGTACGTGGCGTACAGCGCTCGGATTGTAGGCCCTGAACCGCACAGTGTCAGACCGACCGCCCCAGCCTCGCTACGGCTGGACGCTGTACCCCGCGCTCTCCAGAGCCGACTGAACCTGGCTGATCCGGAACCAACTGGCGATGGTCGCCGATCCGGTACCACCACCCAGCTCCCACTTCACTGGATGTTCCCGGGGCCACGGTGCACGGAGACGATCGAAGCACGGGGGATCCACGCGGATGACCCGAGGCCGCTCACCAGGATCCCGTTCTCGTAAACCTCAAGCTTCCGCGGGAACGGCCAGCCGACGTTGACAGGAGCGATCCCGGTCCGGAAGCCGACGCTCTGCGGAGCCAACGTCGCCAGTAACCGTCCCCGAGATCCGGCCCCCGTCGTGTCAGCGCTCATCTCTCGGTCTCTTTTCTGCGCAGCCGACGCACCTCTTCGCCGACTATTTGAACTGTGACGCGATGAACACGACCGCCCAGAACACGAACCCGGCCGCCCCGATGATCATGCCGGCGATCGCCAGCCCCTTGCCGCGTGCACGACCCTGCGCCGCCGCTCGGAACCCGCGGCCGGAGAGTGCAGCGCCGAGGACGCCGATGAACCCGAACACGAACAGGCTCACGCACGAGACCACGAAGCCCCAGATCGCCAACTGACTGAATGGCAGGCGCTGAACCGGCTGGGCCGCTGCGGCCGGGCTGAACGGTTGGCCTGCAACGGATTCGGACTCGTCCATGTGTCTCCCCTCATGCGACGCGTCGCGTCGGCTGGCCTGACTGTAGCGGGAGGTGACGTGCTCTCGACGCGTGGCGCCGCGATTCCCACACGGCCGCACGAAAACACAGAAACAACCACAAAGAATCCTCTTGCTGAATGTGGTTTCGTGTTGTAATGTGTGGGAAACCAAAGGAGGTCTCGGGTGTATGCAACGGAGCGTCAAGAGCTGATCGAGCGGCTGCTGCTCGAGGAGGGCCGCGTCGCCGTGGTCGAGCTCTCCGAGCGGTTCGGGGTGACCACCGAGACCGTACGCCGCGACCTCGACGCACTGGAGACCGCGGGCGCCCTGCGCCGCGTGCACGGCGGCGCCGTCGCCCTGGAGCGCGTGAGCACCGCGGAGGCCTCCGTCTTCGAGCGCACCGGCCTCCGCGCCGACACCAAGCAGCGCATCGCCGCCCGCGCCCTGGACGTCCTCGGCGACGGCTTCCGCGGCTCCCTCTACCTCGACGCCGGCACCACCACTGCGGCCGTCGCCCAGCTCCTGCCCGCCCGGCTGTCCGCCACCGGGGGAGAGGCGGAAGTCGTCACCCACTCGCTCACCCTCGCTCCCGCCCTCGCGGCGGCCGATCGGGTGGCCCTCACCGTCGTGGGCGGCCGCATCCGCGGGGTCACCGCCGCGGCGGTCGGCGCGGCGACGGTCCGCTCCATCGAGTCGCTGCGGCCCGACATCGTCTTCGTCGGAGTCAACGGCGTCTCCGCGGGCTTCGGCCTCAGCACTCCCGACCCGGAGGAGGCCGCCGTCAAGGAGGCCATCGTCCGGGCCGCGCGGCGCGTCGTCGTCGTCGCGGACTCCACCAAGTTCCAGCAGGAGTCGCTCGTCTCGTTCGCGCCGCTCGACGCGGTGGACGTGCTGGTGACCGACCGTGCGCCCGACGGCGAGCTCGCCGACGCGCTGGCCTCCGCCGGAGTCGAGGTCGTGCAGGCATGATCGTCACCCTCACCGCCAACCCGTCCCTCGACCGGGCCGTCACGCTGAGTGCCCCGCTGCGTCCTGGCGAGGTCCAGTCCGCGGCGTCGTCGCGCGAGGACGCCGGCGGCAAGGGGATCAACGTGGCGCGCGTCGTCGCCGCCTCCGGAGTGCCGGCGCTCGCCGTGCTCCCGCTCGCCGCCGACGACCCGTTCGGCATCGTTCTCCGCTCGGCCGCCGTGCCCGTCCGCACGGTCGCCATCCACGGCCACGCGCGCGCCAACCTCACCATCACCGACCCCGCAGGCACCACCACCAAGCTGAACCTGCCCGGCGCGGCGCTCGGCGCTTCAGACGCTGCCGCGCTGGTGGAGGCCGTGGTCGAGGCCTGCGCCGGCGCCCGGTGGCTCGTGCTCGCCGGCTCGCTGCCGCCCGGCGCCGGCGACGACTTCTACGTGACCGTCATCCACGCCGTGCGCGAGCGCTGGGCGGACGCCGCCCCGCTGATCGCGGTGGACACGTCGGGAGAGGCCCTGCGCGCAGCGGTCTTCGACGGCCACCCCGACCTGATCAAGCCCAATGAGGACGAGCTCGCCGAGCTCACCGGGTCCCCATTCACGTCCGGAGAGCTCTGCGAGTCCGGCGAGCTCCCGGAGGCGGTCCTCGCCGTCGCCCGCACGCTCGTCCCCGAGCAGGCCGGCGCAGCGCTGGTCACGCTCGGCGCCCTCGGCTCCGTCCTCGTGACCGCCGACGGCTGCTTCGTGGCCGACGCCCCGCGCATCCGCGTGCGGAGCACCGTCGGTGCAGGCGACAGCGCGCTGGCCGGCTTCCTGCTGGCCGACGTCGCCGGCGCCACCCCCTCCGAGCGGCTCGTGCACGCGATCCGCTACGGCTCGGCCGCGGCCTCGCTGCCCGGCACCCAGGCGCCCCGACCGGCCGACCTGCCCACCGGCGACCTCAAGGTCGCCGCACTCCATCCCTGAACCCCGAACCCCCCGGAACCAATCTCCCCGGAGTTCATCCCCCGACCTGGAGGACACCGTGTCACTGAAGACCATCACCCCCGCACTCGTCAGCCTCGACGGCGCGGCCGGCGACAAGAGCGACGTCATCCGCGCACTCGCCGCGCGCGTCGTCGCCGAAGGCCGCGCCACCGACGCCGACGCGCTGTACGCGGACGCCTGGGCCCGCGAGCTGAAGGACGAGACCGGCCTGCCCGGCGGCATCGCCATCCCGCACGCCAAGAGCCCGTCGGTGACCGTTCCGACGCTCGCGTTCGCGCGGCTGGAGCCCGGCGTGGACTTCGGTGCACCGGACGGTCCCGCCGACCTCGTGTTCCTGATCGCGGCGCCGGCGGACGCGGCCGAAGCCCACCTCGCCGTCCTGTCGAAGCTCGCGCGCAGCCTGATGACCGAGGAGTTCACCTCGGGACTGCGGGCCGCGAGGACCCCGGAGGACGTCGTGGCGCTCGTGGACGAGGCCATCGGCGAGGGCGAGGCGAGCACTGCGACGAAGGCCGCAGCGGCATCCGCCGGCGCCGCACCCGAGGCCGGCGCCGCCCTCCGCATCGACGGCCGCCCGGCCCGCATCGTCGCCGTCACCTCGTGTGCGACCGGCATCGCTCACACCTTCATGGCCGCCGACGCGCTCACCGCCGCCGGCACCAAGAACGGCGTCGCCCTGACCGTCGAGCCGCAGGGCTCCAGCGGCTACCAGGCCATCCAGCAGAGCATCATCGACGACGCCGACGCGGTGATCTTCGCCAACGACGTGGATGTGCGCGAGGAGGCCCGCTTCGCCGGCAAGCCCGTGGTGCGCTCCACCGTCAAGCGCGGCATCGAGCAGCCCGACCAGCTCATCGCCGAGGCCGTCGCCGTCGCGGCCGACCCGAACGGCGCCCGCGTCACCGCGTCCGGCGGCTCATCCGCCGCATCGGCGGCGACGAACCTCTCCTGGGGCGCGAACCTCAAGCGCATCCTGCTCACCGGCGTCAGCTACATGATCCCGTTCGTCGCGGGCGGCGGCCTGCTGATCGCGATCAGCTTCCTGCCGTTCCTCGGCGGCTACGGCATCGCGCTCGCGCACGGCAGCTCCGGCATGAACAACGCGGTCTACACGCTGACGCACTTCGCGATCTGGAACCTCCCGCCGGAAGGCCTCGGCTACTACCTCGGCGCGATAGCGTTCGAGATCGGAAGCGTGAGCCTCGGTTTCCTCGTCCCGGCGCTGGCCGGCTACATCGCCTTCGCGATCGCCGACCGGCCGGGCATCGCACCCGGATTCGTCGCCGGCGCCATCGCGGTCTTCATGAACGCGGGCTTCCTCGGCGGCCTGATCGGCGGCCTCCTGGCCGGCTACGCCGCGTGGCTGATCGGCCGCCCCGCCGTCCCGCGCTGGCTGCGCGGCCTGATGCCGGTCGTGATCATCCCGCTCGGCGCCTCGATCATCGCCTCGGGCCTGATGCTGCTGATCCTGGGCGCGCCGATCGCGTGGCTGATGACCCAGCTCACCGCCTTCCTGAACGGCCTGTCCGGCGCCGGCGCCATCTTCCTCGGTGTCATCCTCGGCCTGATGATGTGCTTCGACCTGGGCGGTCCGGTCAACAAGGTGGCCTATGCGTTCGCGGTCGCCGGCCTCGCCGCGCAGACCGACGCCAGCTTCCACATCATGGCCGCGGTCATGGTCGCCGGCATGGTGCCGCCGCTCGGGATGGCGCTGGCCTCCACGGTGCTCTACCGCCGCGGCTTCACCGAGGTGGAGCGCGAGAACGGAGCGGCCGCCTGGCTGCTGGGACTCTCGTTCATCTCGGAGGGCGCCATCCCGTTCGCCGCCGCCGACCCGCTGCGGGTCATCCCGGCGAACCTCGCAGGCGGCGCCGTCGCCGGAGCGCTGGCGATGGCCTTCGGGGTCGGATCGCGTGCGCCCCACGGCGGGATCTTCGTGTTCTTCGCGATCGACCCGGTCTGGGGCTTCCTCCTGGCGCTCGCGGCCGGGACGCTCGTCACGGCCTTCCTCGTGGTCGGTCTGAAGCGGTTCGCGGCGCCCCGCATCGTGACCCGAGCCGCAGTGGAGGCCGAGCAGCCCGTCCCCGCGACCGTCGCCGCCTGACCGGCACCGCGGCTCCCACCTCCGTCACCACCCACGACCACAGAAGAAGAGAACCATGACCCAGCGCACCGCCACCGTCGCCAGCTCCTCCGGGCTCCACGCCCGCCCCGCCAAGCTGTTCGTGAAAGCCGTCCAGGAGAAGGGCATCCCGGTGACGATCGCCGCCGGCGACGGCCCCGACCTCAACGCGGCCAGCATCCTCTCCCTGATGGGGCTCGCCGCCAGCAAGGGCACCGTCGTCACCCTGAAGTCGGAGGCCCCTGGTGCGGAGGTCGCACTGGACGAGCTCGTCGTGCTCCTGGAGACCGACCTCGACGCCGAGTAGCGGCCGACCCTCGACCCTCCCCGGGCCGACGCGGCCCGCCCCCTCCCCGCCCTAGCGTCGAAGGACACGACCGCTCCCCAGTCGCGTCCGGCGGGGACGCAGGGGCGGGAAGGGGGACAGGATGCGTACGCTCACTCGAGGACTGGCCGCGATCACGGTGGCGGCCGCACTGACGGCAGCAGGCCTGGTGCCGGCTTCGGCGGCGGAGCCGGTGATCGATCCGCAGGGCTACTGGTCGGCGGAGCGGTTGCGGGCGGCGGCCGAGCTCCCGGCCGACCTCCCCGCGGACCAGGTATCGCCGGCTCCTGCGGGCAGCCGGGCCCTGAGCTGGGGGTCGACCACCACCGTCAACCACACGGTCGGGAGGCTGTTCCTCCGTACGCCGACCGGTGACACGTCCTGCACCGCCACTGTCGTCAACAGCGCGACGAAGAACCTGGTCATCACCGCCGGGCACTGCGTGCACCCCGGAGGGCCGGGCAAGGCCTACTACAGCAACTTCCTGTTCGCCCCCGGCTGGAACAACGGCCCGTCCGCGCACGGCTACTGGTCGGGCACGGCGGTGGGCGCCTCCGCCGAGTGGACGCAGAGCAAGAAGTGGGACCACGACTACGCCTTCGTCCGGCTCGCCGCCAGCGGAGGGCAGCAGCTCGCGAACCGGGTGGGCGGCAACGCCGTCGCGGCCGGGGCGGGACACGTCCAGGCGAACGCGCAGATTTGGGGCTACCCCGTGCTCGCGCCCTACACCGGGCAGACCGCCCAGCGCTGCGACGTCACCACCACGCGCGTGAACAGCTACGCACCCGACGCCAGGGCCGCGTGCGGCTTCACCCACGGCGCGAGCGGAGGCCCGTGGCTGAAGGACGTGCAGTCGTCGGGGCTCGGCACGGTGTGGGCGGTGACCTCCCGGTGCGAGAGCCCGCCGGCCGGCGGGAGCGCGTGCGCGGGGACGGCGCTGTTCGCGGCGCCGTTGCCTCCCGGGGTCTTCGCGCTCCGGGATGCGGTCGGGGGCGCCTGAGCACATCGACGGCACTGAGAACAGCAGAGGGCCCCTCCCGCGTGGGAGGGGCCCTCTCGATGCTTTCGGTGCCCCCAGTAGGATTTGAACCTACGGCCTTCTGCTCCGGAGGCAGACGCTCTATCCCCTGAGCTATGGGGGCCAGGAGTGCCCGTCCAGGCTAGCATCCTTTCGCGCGGCGCCCGTCCAGCGCGGCCCGGCTCAGCTCGCGGGGAGGTTGCCCAGAACGCTCTGCATCAGCGGCGCGGCGTCGCCCGGCTCGAAGAACGCGGTCGACTCGGCGACCACCCAGTACTTGCCGCGGAAGATCTGCACCTGACCCGCGGTTCCCGGCTTGAAGTAGCCCTCCACCTGCGGCGGGGTCCCGTAGGTGGGAACCGGCTGGGCCACGGTGATCGCGGTGTTCTTGAGCCCTTCGAGCCTGTCCGCGGGCGGCATCGCCACGGCGATCTGCACCACGTCGCCGCTGGTCTGGTTCTTCCAGGCGCAGGTGACGCCCTTCCAGTCCGCGACCTGCTTCTCCAGCGTCCCGTCGGTGGGGGCGTAGCCCGGGTCGGTCGAGAAGTTGGGGTTGTAGGCGTAGAGCTGGTCGGCGGTCACCACCTGGTCGCAGGTCAGCGTGACCGGCGTCGGCGGCAGCGTCGGAGTCGGCGTCGGGGTGGGCGTCGCGACGGGGTCGGCCTTCGAGCCGCCGGGGTGCGCGGACGACGTCGCGGCGGCGTCCGGCTTCGCGGCTGGCGTGCAGCCCACGAGCGTGACGGCGGCGGCGGCGATCGCGAGGGCGGCGAGGGTCCGTGCTGTGTGCTGCTGCATGCGGTTTGTGCGTCTTCCGTGTCGTCCCGGTGCGTGTCGCATCGCACCCTATCAAGAGCGGGAACGGGTTGCCTTGGAGCGCCATTAGACTAGTTCTTCATGACTCCCGCTGACCTGTCCGCCGCCCTGCTCGCCATCGTGACCACCGTGGTGAGCCGCCGACGCGAGGCCGACGAGAGCATCCCGGAGCTCACCATCACGGCGGAGGACATCCCGCTGGAGCGCCCGAAGAACCGCGAGCACGGCGACTGGTCGTCC
This genomic stretch from Leifsonia sp. EB41 harbors:
- a CDS encoding mechanosensitive ion channel family protein; this translates as MPLRTWPSLVIACLIAIVAAVVVTAIVGLILRGVGRHRQWPAVLTKRARVPFRLFLAVIVLWIAVTLTLPLDVPLYWTGVIQHAFLILAIATGTWFLAALVVFAEDLGLARYRVDVPDNRYARRVRTQVLVLRRLTVVAAVVIGLAAILLTFPVLQAAGASLLASAGIIGVIAGVAAQSSLANLFAGIQLAFSDAIRIDDVVVVEQQWGTIEEITLTYVVVHIWDDRRLVLPSTYFTTKPFENWTRQHSELLGAVEFDLDWRVSPAGMRAELNRILAATDLWDGRTGVLQVTDATQGWVRVRVLVTGKDAPTLFDLRCYVRERLIDWMQRYSDAALPRKRVEIVETPETQVPSSRARRAQEAEGRLFGGTPEKEQRASQFTDAIPVVPDPTRTDERTADPAD
- the msrB gene encoding peptide-methionine (R)-S-oxide reductase MsrB — its product is MTQDYRKSQDAVARLTPAQYAVTQEAATEPAFRNEFWNNHEAGLYVDIVSGEPLFASVNKYDSRSGWPSFTVPVEPGNIVEKRDRTFGMVRTEVRSAHGDSHLGHLFDDGPAEAGGLRYCINSAALRFVPLAELDEQGYGDYRHLFENDENENEENH
- the msrA gene encoding peptide-methionine (S)-S-oxide reductase MsrA is translated as MTTEKAILAGGCFWGMQDLIRKRPGVVGTRVGYTGGDVPNATYRNHGTHAEAIEIEFDPERVSYRDLLEFFFQIHDPSTKNRQGNDVGTSYRSAIYYEDAEQRRVAEDTIADVDASGLWPGKVVTEVEPAGPFWEAEPEHQDYLERIPWGYTCHFARPDWKLPRREAAAS
- the rlmC gene encoding 23S rRNA (uracil(747)-C(5))-methyltransferase RlmC codes for the protein MDCSYFDAGVCRSCTLMGVPYAEQLAGKDRHSRELLAPFGDAVWLPPVASAESGYRNKAKMVVSGTVEAPTIGILDEAGRGVDLRECGICAPGVRAALPVLADFVTRARIEPYSVPDRRGELKYVLVTLSPDDELMVRFVVRSEESVGRIRARLPELLAALPAARVVTVNLQPEHKAVVEGEREIVLTAESSLVMRVGGIPLRLRPQSFFQTNTAVAEALYAQVAAWVDEVSPASVWDLYCGVGGFALNVAAPGRLVVGVETSTEAVRSARATASAAGLPLVAFRAGDATAFALAAKTAPELVIVNPPRRGIGAELSGWLEGSGVPSVVYSSCNPKSLAHDLTRMPSYRIRTGRVLDMFPQTGHQEVAVLLDRV
- a CDS encoding DUF4190 domain-containing protein; translation: MDESESVAGQPFSPAAAAQPVQRLPFSQLAIWGFVVSCVSLFVFGFIGVLGAALSGRGFRAAAQGRARGKGLAIAGMIIGAAGFVFWAVVFIASQFK
- a CDS encoding DeoR/GlpR family DNA-binding transcription regulator produces the protein MYATERQELIERLLLEEGRVAVVELSERFGVTTETVRRDLDALETAGALRRVHGGAVALERVSTAEASVFERTGLRADTKQRIAARALDVLGDGFRGSLYLDAGTTTAAVAQLLPARLSATGGEAEVVTHSLTLAPALAAADRVALTVVGGRIRGVTAAAVGAATVRSIESLRPDIVFVGVNGVSAGFGLSTPDPEEAAVKEAIVRAARRVVVVADSTKFQQESLVSFAPLDAVDVLVTDRAPDGELADALASAGVEVVQA
- a CDS encoding 1-phosphofructokinase family hexose kinase, with amino-acid sequence MIVTLTANPSLDRAVTLSAPLRPGEVQSAASSREDAGGKGINVARVVAASGVPALAVLPLAADDPFGIVLRSAAVPVRTVAIHGHARANLTITDPAGTTTKLNLPGAALGASDAAALVEAVVEACAGARWLVLAGSLPPGAGDDFYVTVIHAVRERWADAAPLIAVDTSGEALRAAVFDGHPDLIKPNEDELAELTGSPFTSGELCESGELPEAVLAVARTLVPEQAGAALVTLGALGSVLVTADGCFVADAPRIRVRSTVGAGDSALAGFLLADVAGATPSERLVHAIRYGSAAASLPGTQAPRPADLPTGDLKVAALHP
- a CDS encoding fructose-specific PTS transporter subunit EIIC, with product MSLKTITPALVSLDGAAGDKSDVIRALAARVVAEGRATDADALYADAWARELKDETGLPGGIAIPHAKSPSVTVPTLAFARLEPGVDFGAPDGPADLVFLIAAPADAAEAHLAVLSKLARSLMTEEFTSGLRAARTPEDVVALVDEAIGEGEASTATKAAAASAGAAPEAGAALRIDGRPARIVAVTSCATGIAHTFMAADALTAAGTKNGVALTVEPQGSSGYQAIQQSIIDDADAVIFANDVDVREEARFAGKPVVRSTVKRGIEQPDQLIAEAVAVAADPNGARVTASGGSSAASAATNLSWGANLKRILLTGVSYMIPFVAGGGLLIAISFLPFLGGYGIALAHGSSGMNNAVYTLTHFAIWNLPPEGLGYYLGAIAFEIGSVSLGFLVPALAGYIAFAIADRPGIAPGFVAGAIAVFMNAGFLGGLIGGLLAGYAAWLIGRPAVPRWLRGLMPVVIIPLGASIIASGLMLLILGAPIAWLMTQLTAFLNGLSGAGAIFLGVILGLMMCFDLGGPVNKVAYAFAVAGLAAQTDASFHIMAAVMVAGMVPPLGMALASTVLYRRGFTEVERENGAAAWLLGLSFISEGAIPFAAADPLRVIPANLAGGAVAGALAMAFGVGSRAPHGGIFVFFAIDPVWGFLLALAAGTLVTAFLVVGLKRFAAPRIVTRAAVEAEQPVPATVAA
- a CDS encoding HPr family phosphocarrier protein produces the protein MTQRTATVASSSGLHARPAKLFVKAVQEKGIPVTIAAGDGPDLNAASILSLMGLAASKGTVVTLKSEAPGAEVALDELVVLLETDLDAE
- a CDS encoding serine protease, yielding MRTLTRGLAAITVAAALTAAGLVPASAAEPVIDPQGYWSAERLRAAAELPADLPADQVSPAPAGSRALSWGSTTTVNHTVGRLFLRTPTGDTSCTATVVNSATKNLVITAGHCVHPGGPGKAYYSNFLFAPGWNNGPSAHGYWSGTAVGASAEWTQSKKWDHDYAFVRLAASGGQQLANRVGGNAVAAGAGHVQANAQIWGYPVLAPYTGQTAQRCDVTTTRVNSYAPDARAACGFTHGASGGPWLKDVQSSGLGTVWAVTSRCESPPAGGSACAGTALFAAPLPPGVFALRDAVGGA
- a CDS encoding iron ABC transporter ATP-binding protein, which translates into the protein MQQHTARTLAALAIAAAAVTLVGCTPAAKPDAAATSSAHPGGSKADPVATPTPTPTPTLPPTPVTLTCDQVVTADQLYAYNPNFSTDPGYAPTDGTLEKQVADWKGVTCAWKNQTSGDVVQIAVAMPPADRLEGLKNTAITVAQPVPTYGTPPQVEGYFKPGTAGQVQIFRGKYWVVAESTAFFEPGDAAPLMQSVLGNLPAS